The genomic stretch AAGCCCCCAACAGCAAGTTGGCCAATTCGTGGAACAACAATGACGGGGATCGCAACTTCTCCTCCGGCAGTCCCGTTTCTCAACGACTGGATGTGCTGACCGAACTGGACGTGGTTTACAAAGAAAAAGTCGGTTTCCGTGTCAGCGCCAACACCTGGTACGACCACGCCTACGACGATATTGGCAGCGATAACGCCTCGACCAATCAGCTCAACAACGGTAAGCCGGACTCTCGTCATCAAAGCGGTTACGCCGATCGGTATTACAACGGTCCTTCTTCGGAAATCCTTGATGCCTTCGTGTTTGGCAGCACGGAAGTCGGCGATGAGTCACTGCTCAGCGGCAAGCTCGGCAAGCACACCGTTTACTGGGGTGAAAGCATCCTCGCCTTTGCCCATAGCAATAGTTATGGCCAGTCCGGTCTGGATATTTCCAAGTCGCTGGCGGTCCCGGGAACAGAAGCCAAAGAACTGTTCATTCCGCGTAATCAGTTGTCCACCAGCCTCACGGTCAACCCGGAACTGACCCTCGCCGCGCAGTATTTCCTGGACTGGGACGCCGCGCGGTTGCCGGAGTCGGGTACTTATCTGGGGTTCAACGACGGCATTCAAAATGGCGGGCACAACCTGTCGTTGATCGGCGGCCGAAACCCGCTGTTCGGTACACCTGGCCCACTGGGTGCCAACCAGTTTTTACGGCTGTCCAACGGGCATACGTTTACCCCGGACAACCAGGGTGACTTTGGCCTGATGGCCAAGTGGAGCCCGGAATGGCTGCAGGGTACGCTGGGTTTCTACTACCGCAAAACCTCCGACATTCTGCCCAACCTGGTGTTGCAGCCAACGGCGGTCGGCCCTGCGCAACTGATCTCCGGCAATGCCGGCAGCTACAACCAGTTCTATGTCGACGATATCGATATCTACGGCATCAGCCTGTCGAAAAGCATCGAAGGTGTCAGCGTCGGTCTCGACCTGAACTATCGTCACAACATGCCGCTGGCCAGCGTGCCGGCAACGGTCAATCCGGTAGCCGGTGCTGCCGGTTTGCCTGGCTTCATCAGCAGCTTTGATGGTGATAACGGCGTGGCCCGAGGCAACACCGTGCACGCGGTGCTCAACGGCTTGACCACGTTCGGTGCGACACCGGTCTGGGACAGTTCGACCTTGCTGGTTGAACTCGCCTACAGCCGCTGGCTGGACGTCACCGAGAACAAGCAGCTGTTCAAAGGCGAAGACTGGTATCGCGGTGTCGACAAGGTCACCAGGGACAACTACGTCCTGGGCGTCAACTTCAACCCGACCTGGTACCAGGTGTTCCCCGGCATCGATATGTACCTGCCGGCCAACTACAGCGTCGGCCTTGCGGGCAACTCGTCGGTTCAGCTCGGGGGTAACAAGGACTCCGGCAGTTACTCGGTGGGCGTTGGCATGGACGTGCACAACCAGTACCGGTTTGACCTGAAGTACGTGGACAACTTTGGTCCGTTCGACACCTGCGGCTCAGCCGGTGGTGCAGGTGCACAGGGCGAGGGTGCCGCACCAGGGGCCAACGGCCAATACAACTGCGTACCGGGGCAGACCACTGCTTTCGGCGGTACTCAGCCTCAGCTCAAGGATCGGGGTATGGTCACTTTTACCTTCAAAACGACCATTTGATCGAAGTCTTTGCTTGATAGCAGGAGTCACTCCATGAAGTTCGTCAATACGCTTTTGTCCACTGCCTTGACCGTTGCCATCGCGGGTGCGGCACACGCAGCCGTGTCCCCTGATGAAGCAAGCAAACTCGGCAACAGCCTGACAGGCGTCGGCGCTGAAAAGGCCGGCAATGCCGACAACACCATTCCGTCCTACACCGGCGGTCTCACCACGGCGCCGGCCAGTTTTCAACCCGGTAGTTCGTTCCGTCCGGACCCTTACGAGGCCGACAAGCCACGCGTCGTCGTCGAAGGCAAAAACCTCAGTCAATACACCGACAAACTGACCGCGACCACGCAAGAACTGCTCAAGCGTTACCCGACGTTCCGGGTCGATGTGTTTCCGACCCATCGCAGCGTTGCGCTACCTCAACGGTTGCTGGACAACACCGCAAAAAATGCCGTCGGCACCAAGACACTCGAAGGCGGGGTAGCACTGGAAAACGCGTTGCCGGGCGTTCCGTTCCCGATCCCGAAAGATGGCTATGAGGCCATGTGGAACCACCTGCTGCGTTATCAGGGTTATGCCACCAATATCAAATATGACTCCTGGAACGTCGACAGTTCCGGCCGGGCGATACTGGCCACGACCGGTAATGGCTATCTGGAGTACCCGCTATACGATCCGAAGCGTACGGAACCGGCGAAAGAGACGGATCTGTTCTTCAAGACCAAACTCTACTACCAGGCCCCGGCCCGTCGCGCAGGCGAAGCCATCCTGGTGCAGGATGCCGTCAACCCTCTGAAGATGGAGCGTCGTGGCTGGCAATACCTGCCTGGTCAGCGCCGCGTGAAACTCGCACCGGATATCGCCTACGACACACCAAACCCTGGCTCGGCCGGTGCTTCGACCTATGACGATGCCTGGGTATTCAACGGCGCAATGGACCGTTACGACTTCAAACTCGTCGGCAAGAAGGAAATGATCATTCCTTACAACACGTACAAGTTGAACTACCACAAGGTCGCTGCGGATATCACCACGCCGCATCACGTCAATCCGGACCTGGTGCGCTGGGAGTTGCACCGCGTGTGGGTGGTTGAAGCCACGCTGAAACCGGGCAAACGCCACATCTACAGCAAGCGCACCTTCTACCTCGACGAAGACAGCTGGATCGCCCTGGCCTCGGATGAATATGACGCCAGCGGCAAGCTGTACCGCGGGTCCTTTGCACACCTGGCATACAGCTATGACGTGCAGGCGCCGAATTCCGATAACCACATGATTTATGACCTGGTCTCTGGCAGCTACAACATCACCGGCATCTACGGCCCGTACGGCGGCGTCAAGTACATCGACCCGCTTTCGAAAGCGCAGTGGGCACCTGAGTCATTGGCCGGCACGGGTATTCGCTGAGCCATAACGCAGGTGTTTTTTTGTCGCCGACAGTGTGTATCGCACTGTTCGGCGGCTTTTTTTGCCGAGTAGACCTCATGAATACATTTAGATGGATTGCGCTCACTGCGCTAATTTTGGCGTTGGCTGCCCCATTCACCAGATCCGTCGTCGCCGCTGACTTTGTCGACGTGCTGTCGAGCCCTGCGATTGAGAGTGACAAGGCGATTGGCGGGGTGTTCACCGGGTTGACCCGTGCAGGTCAGCGCCTGGTCGCCGTGGGCCAACGCGGCCATATTTTTTATTCCGATGACAACGGCGTCCGCTGGCACCAGGCAGACGTGCCGGTGAGTTCCGATCTGGTGGCCGTGCATTTTCCGAGCCCGACGCAGGGGTGGGCGGTCGGGCACGACGGCATTGTGTTGCACAGCGACAACAGGGGTGAAACCTGGAAGCGTCAGCTCGATGGCCGTCAGCTGGGGCAGATCATGCTCGAACATTTTCAGAGGCATGAAGGGCAACAGCCCAATGAGGCGTTATTGGCCGAGGCTCAACGAATGGTCGATGAAGGGGCTGACAAACCTTTTCTGGACGTTTGGTTCGCCAATGATAAAACCGGCTATATCGTCGGCGCGTTCAATCTGATTTTCCGCACTGAAGACGGCGGCCGGAACTGGGTTCCGTTGATGGATCGCACCGACAATCCGGGAGCGCTGAATTTCTACGGGATACGAGCAATCGGCGATGACCTGTTCATTGTCGGCGAGCAAGGCCTGGTATTGAAACTGGACCCGGCAACGCAACGCTTCATCAACCTCCCGACGCCCTACGGCGGCAGCTATTTCGGCATCACCGGCAAGCCGGGCTCGGTGCTCGTTTATGGCCTGCGGGGCAATGTTTATCGCAGCGTCGATCACGGCGTGAACTGGGACAAGGTTGAACTGGGGCTGTCCTCAAGCATCACCGCGAGCACGATCACCGCCGACGGCCGAATCATCCTGGTCAGCCAGGCCGGGCATGTGCTTGTCAGCACCGACGACGGCGCCAGTTTTACGCTAAAGCCTCAAGACCGCCTGGGGCCCGCCGCTGCGGCGCAGGCCATCGCATCAGACGTCGTGGTGGTCGCGGGCGCACGGGGCTTGCGCCAGTTGCCCTTCGAATGAGCCCACATCCCACATAATAAAAAGAGACGAGCCATTTCATGGGTAACTACAACCTCGATACGATGCCGGTGATCCGAGAGCTGAAGGGCTTCGATGCACGCTCCGGCAATGTCCTTGAACGCCTGATTTTCAACAACCGCCTGCTGGTGGTGCTGACCTGCCTGATCGTGACGGTAGTGCTGAGCTATTTCGCGGCCTCTGGGCTGACGCTCAATGCCAGCTTCGAAAAGATGATTCCACAGAGTCAGCCGTACATCAAAAACTACCTTGAGAATCGCCAGTCGTTACGCGGGCTGGGCAATACGGTTCGGGTGGTGGTGGAAAACACCGACGGCGACATCTACGACCCGAAATACCTGGAGGTGCTCAAGCAGGTTAATGACACCTTGTTCCTGACCCCGGGCGTGGATCGGGCCTGGATAAAGTCATTGTGGACGCCTGCCGTGCGCTGGACCGAGGTCACGGAGGAGGGCTTCCGTGGTGGCCCGGTCATGCCGGACTCCTACAACGGCTCGGCCAGTGGGGTCGAGCAACTGCGCTTGAACATCGCCCGTTCCGGCATCATCGGCAGTCTTGTCGGCAATAATTTCAAATCGAGCATGATTGTGGTGCCGCTGCTGGAGAAGGATCCGGTCACGGGCGCAGCAATCGATTATCACCATTTTTCGCGGATGCTTGAAGAGCAGCTACGCGACAAGTTTGAGTTTGCCGGCAGTAGCGCGGTACACCTCGCCGGTGAAGAGGGCAAAGGCCCGATCAAGATCCGCGTGATCGGTTTCGCCAAACTGGTGGGCGATCTGATCGATGGCCTGATGCTGATCATGATGTACTTCGGCGCCGCAGCGCTGATCGCTACTGCCATCATCTTTGGCTTTACCCGTTGCGTGCGCAGCACCGCGCTAGTGATTCTGTGCTCGGTGGTTGCGGTGGTCTGGCAACTGGGCCTGATCACCTTGTTCGGTTATGCACTCGACCCGTTTTCGATTCTGGTGCCGTTTCTGGTATTCGCCATCGGCGTGTCCCACGGTGCGCAGAAAATGAACGGGATCATGCAGGACGTCGGACGCGGTACCCATCAGTTGGTCGCCGCGCGTTACACCTTCCGCCGTCTGTTCCTGGCCGGACTGACCGCATTGCTGGCCGATGCCGTAGGTTTTGCGGTGCTGATGCTGATCGACATTCCGGTGATCCAGGACCTGGCCGTCACCGCCAGCATTGGTGTGGCGGTCTTGATCTTTACCAACCTGGTGTTGCTGCCAGTGCTGCTGTCTTATTGGGGTGTCAGTCCCAAGGCGGCGGCGCGCAGCTTGCGTCAGGAAAGTCAGGAGCTGAAAGGGAAAGGGCTGGGCAGTGTGTGGAGCCTGCTTGACCGCTTTACCGAGCGTCGTTGGGCAACAGTGGCGGTGG from Pseudomonas sp. S04 encodes the following:
- a CDS encoding efflux RND transporter permease subunit is translated as MGNYNLDTMPVIRELKGFDARSGNVLERLIFNNRLLVVLTCLIVTVVLSYFAASGLTLNASFEKMIPQSQPYIKNYLENRQSLRGLGNTVRVVVENTDGDIYDPKYLEVLKQVNDTLFLTPGVDRAWIKSLWTPAVRWTEVTEEGFRGGPVMPDSYNGSASGVEQLRLNIARSGIIGSLVGNNFKSSMIVVPLLEKDPVTGAAIDYHHFSRMLEEQLRDKFEFAGSSAVHLAGEEGKGPIKIRVIGFAKLVGDLIDGLMLIMMYFGAAALIATAIIFGFTRCVRSTALVILCSVVAVVWQLGLITLFGYALDPFSILVPFLVFAIGVSHGAQKMNGIMQDVGRGTHQLVAARYTFRRLFLAGLTALLADAVGFAVLMLIDIPVIQDLAVTASIGVAVLIFTNLVLLPVLLSYWGVSPKAAARSLRQESQELKGKGLGSVWSLLDRFTERRWATVAVVVAGLLAVGGFMVSTQLKIGDLDPGAPELRADSRYNRDNAYITANYSLSSDQFAVMVKTASEGCLKYETLVEADRLGWLLQQQPGVQTTVSLVNAVRQITAGSYEGNPKMLTVARNQNVLNYGAQQASVNNPELFDSDCSMMPVIAYLSDHKAETLDHVVKVADQFAREHSNDDRQFMLAAGSAGIEAATNIVVRDANRTMLFYVYGAVIVLCFITFRSWRAVVVAVVPLMLTSILCEALMVWLGMGVKVATLPVIALGVGIGVDYALYLLSVQLAQQRAGLSLTEAYKNSVAFTGKVVALVGITLAAGVITWAWSPIKFQADMGILLTFMFIWNMVGALVLIPALSHFLLRRAP
- a CDS encoding WD40/YVTN/BNR-like repeat-containing protein → MNTFRWIALTALILALAAPFTRSVVAADFVDVLSSPAIESDKAIGGVFTGLTRAGQRLVAVGQRGHIFYSDDNGVRWHQADVPVSSDLVAVHFPSPTQGWAVGHDGIVLHSDNRGETWKRQLDGRQLGQIMLEHFQRHEGQQPNEALLAEAQRMVDEGADKPFLDVWFANDKTGYIVGAFNLIFRTEDGGRNWVPLMDRTDNPGALNFYGIRAIGDDLFIVGEQGLVLKLDPATQRFINLPTPYGGSYFGITGKPGSVLVYGLRGNVYRSVDHGVNWDKVELGLSSSITASTITADGRIILVSQAGHVLVSTDDGASFTLKPQDRLGPAAAAQAIASDVVVVAGARGLRQLPFE
- a CDS encoding DUF1302 domain-containing protein; its protein translation is MNKNNKICHANLRKGLLASAILTGLGIAPVGAVEINTGNEDFAVRFDNTLKFNYAQRVEAPNSKLANSWNNNDGDRNFSSGSPVSQRLDVLTELDVVYKEKVGFRVSANTWYDHAYDDIGSDNASTNQLNNGKPDSRHQSGYADRYYNGPSSEILDAFVFGSTEVGDESLLSGKLGKHTVYWGESILAFAHSNSYGQSGLDISKSLAVPGTEAKELFIPRNQLSTSLTVNPELTLAAQYFLDWDAARLPESGTYLGFNDGIQNGGHNLSLIGGRNPLFGTPGPLGANQFLRLSNGHTFTPDNQGDFGLMAKWSPEWLQGTLGFYYRKTSDILPNLVLQPTAVGPAQLISGNAGSYNQFYVDDIDIYGISLSKSIEGVSVGLDLNYRHNMPLASVPATVNPVAGAAGLPGFISSFDGDNGVARGNTVHAVLNGLTTFGATPVWDSSTLLVELAYSRWLDVTENKQLFKGEDWYRGVDKVTRDNYVLGVNFNPTWYQVFPGIDMYLPANYSVGLAGNSSVQLGGNKDSGSYSVGVGMDVHNQYRFDLKYVDNFGPFDTCGSAGGAGAQGEGAAPGANGQYNCVPGQTTAFGGTQPQLKDRGMVTFTFKTTI
- a CDS encoding DUF1329 domain-containing protein, which produces MKFVNTLLSTALTVAIAGAAHAAVSPDEASKLGNSLTGVGAEKAGNADNTIPSYTGGLTTAPASFQPGSSFRPDPYEADKPRVVVEGKNLSQYTDKLTATTQELLKRYPTFRVDVFPTHRSVALPQRLLDNTAKNAVGTKTLEGGVALENALPGVPFPIPKDGYEAMWNHLLRYQGYATNIKYDSWNVDSSGRAILATTGNGYLEYPLYDPKRTEPAKETDLFFKTKLYYQAPARRAGEAILVQDAVNPLKMERRGWQYLPGQRRVKLAPDIAYDTPNPGSAGASTYDDAWVFNGAMDRYDFKLVGKKEMIIPYNTYKLNYHKVAADITTPHHVNPDLVRWELHRVWVVEATLKPGKRHIYSKRTFYLDEDSWIALASDEYDASGKLYRGSFAHLAYSYDVQAPNSDNHMIYDLVSGSYNITGIYGPYGGVKYIDPLSKAQWAPESLAGTGIR